In Carya illinoinensis cultivar Pawnee chromosome 7, C.illinoinensisPawnee_v1, whole genome shotgun sequence, the following are encoded in one genomic region:
- the LOC122314874 gene encoding serine/threonine-protein kinase haspin homolog isoform X2 — protein MGSKPGGNSSDLWAEIVATENQQQKQQVEVIYRRRRRTQKTPQDVDLKQPSLSSRNGNRMSLAGEAANKRVSWNRSLSTRGRTSIAVGTCVVYQPQGKQARRKGKPALPKGKFVQPPTFEKERAYFQEVDDFELLEESPSPKNFSTWAMGTQTNNIAIPHLSSRLEKWLISRKLNHTCGPSSTLSKILETPAMPLEPICGNDLNPSNLRTPEKSSMKTNSQLLAVHSRLCSILVDKDALERDHNSQYRNLVSGSEGQGCCEDLEVAVKKLSLASTSVCFDSDQLDPFAALLAVCGQPSPSKLKDVFSNELGNIVKIGEGTYGEAFKASNYVCKIVPIDGDLRVNGEVQKRSEELIEEVILSRTLNCLRECDGDVCNSCTTFIETIDLKVCQGSYDSALIKAWEDWDENNGSENDHPKEFPEKQCYVVFVLEHGGKDLESFILLNFDEARSLLVQVTAALAVAEAAYEFEHRDLHWGNILLRRNDSETLQFILEGKHMSARTFGLSISIIDFTLSRINTGEEILFLDLSSDPDLFNGPKGDRQSETYRKMKEVTDDCWDGSFPRTNVLWLLYLVDILLLKKSFERNSKNERDLRALKKRLDKYQSAKEAIFDPFFSELLIMACE, from the exons GTGGAAATTCCAGTGACCTATGGGCAGAAATCGTAGCCACtgaaaaccaacaacaaaaacaacaagTTGAAGTCATttacagaagaagaagaagaacccaGAAAACCCCTCAAGATGTAGACTT gaagCAGCCGAGTTTAAGTAGTCGGAATGGGAATAGGATGAGTTTGGCAGGCGAGGCCGCCAACAAGCGAGTTAGTTGGAACCGGTCCCTTTCCACCAG AGGAAGGACAAGTATTGCTGTTGGTACTTGCGTGGTTTATCAGCCTCAAGGGAAGCAGGCAAGACGAAAAGGAAAACCTGCCTTACCCAAA GGAAAATTTGTACAACCTCCAACTTTTGAGAAGGAGAGGGCATACTTTCAAGAGGTCGATGACTTTGAGCTGTTGGAGGAGAGCCCCTCGCCCAAGAACTTCAGTACATGGGCCATGGGCACTCAAACTAACAATATTGCAATACCACATTTGTCCTCAAGATTAGAGAAATGGCTCATTTCGAGGAAATTAAATCATACTTGTGGACCTTCCAGCACACTGTCGAAGATATTAGAAACTCCAGCCATGCCCTTGGAACCTATATGTGGCAATGATTTAAATCCCTCAAATTTGAGAACTCCAGAAAAATCTTCTATGAAGACTAATTCGCAGTTGCTTGCGGTCCATAGCAGATTATGTTCGATTTTAGTTGATAAAGATGCACTTGAGAGGGATCACAATTCACAATATAGAAATTTAGTATCAGGGAGTGAGGGTCAAGGGTGTTGTGAAGATTTAGAGGTTGCTGTCAAGAAACTCTCTCTGGCATCAACGTCAGTTTGCTTTGATAGTGATCAGTTGGATCCCTTTGCCGCATTATTAGCAGTTTGTGGACAGCCATCTCCTTCAAAGCTAAAGGATGTATTCTCCAA TGAACTGGGAAATATCGTTAAAATTGGTGAAGGTACTTATGGAGAAGCTTTTAAAGCTAGCAACTATGTTTGCAAAATAGTTCCTATTGATGGAGACTTAAGAGTGAATGGGGAAGTGCAGAAG AGATCAGAAGAATTGATTGAGGAGGTCATTCTTTCTCGAACTCTCAACTGTTTAAGAGAATGCGACGGTGATGTTTGTAACTCGTGCACCACATTCATAGAAACAATAGA TTTAAAGGTATGCCAAGGTTCTTATGATTCTGCATTGATCAAAGCTTGGGAGGATTGGGATGAGAATAATGGTTCAGAAAACGATCACCCCAAGGAGTTTCCAGAGAAACAG TGCTATGTCGTATTTGTGTTAGAACATGGCGGCAAGGATCTTGAAAGCTTTATACTTTTGAACTTTGATGAGGCACGAAGTTTGTTAGTTCAG GTTACAGCTGCGCTGGCTGTGGCTGAAGCTGCATATGAATTTGAACACCGAGATCTGCACTG gGGAAACATACTTTTAAGGCGGAATGATTCTGAAACATTGCAGTTCATTCTTGAGGGGAAGCATATGTCTGCCAGAACATTCGGATTGTCAATATCAATAATTGACTTCACGCTTTCAAGAATCAATActg GTGAGGAAATACTATTTTTAGACCTATCCTCGGATCCTGATCTCTTCAATGGTCCAAAAGGAGATAGACAA TCAGAAACGTATAGAAAGATGAAGGAGGTCACAGATGATTGCTGGGATGGAAG tTTTCCTAGAACAAATGTGCTATGGTTGCTGTATTTGGTGGATATACTACTCCTGAAGAAATCGTTT GAACGCAActcaaaaaatgaaagagatttGCGCGCCCTGAAAAAGCGTCTAGACAAGTATCAGTCAGCCAAAGAGGCAATTTTTGATCCTTTCTTCAGTGAATTGTTGATCATGGCGTGTGAATGA
- the LOC122314874 gene encoding serine/threonine-protein kinase haspin homolog isoform X1, with the protein MGSKPGGNSSDLWAEIVATENQQQKQQVEVIYRRRRRTQKTPQDVDLKQPSLSSRNGNRMSLAGEAANKRVSWNRSLSTRGRTSIAVGTCVVYQPQGKQARRKGKPALPKGKFVQPPTFEKERAYFQEVDDFELLEESPSPKNFSTWAMGTQTNNIAIPHLSSRLEKWLISRKLNHTCGPSSTLSKILETPAMPLEPICGNDLNPSNLRTPEKSSMKTNSQLLAVHSRLCSILVDKDALERDHNSQYRNLVSGSEGQGCCEDLEVAVKKLSLASTSVCFDSDQLDPFAALLAVCGQPSPSKLKDVFSKYCELGNIVKIGEGTYGEAFKASNYVCKIVPIDGDLRVNGEVQKRSEELIEEVILSRTLNCLRECDGDVCNSCTTFIETIDLKVCQGSYDSALIKAWEDWDENNGSENDHPKEFPEKQCYVVFVLEHGGKDLESFILLNFDEARSLLVQVTAALAVAEAAYEFEHRDLHWGNILLRRNDSETLQFILEGKHMSARTFGLSISIIDFTLSRINTGEEILFLDLSSDPDLFNGPKGDRQSETYRKMKEVTDDCWDGSFPRTNVLWLLYLVDILLLKKSFERNSKNERDLRALKKRLDKYQSAKEAIFDPFFSELLIMACE; encoded by the exons GTGGAAATTCCAGTGACCTATGGGCAGAAATCGTAGCCACtgaaaaccaacaacaaaaacaacaagTTGAAGTCATttacagaagaagaagaagaacccaGAAAACCCCTCAAGATGTAGACTT gaagCAGCCGAGTTTAAGTAGTCGGAATGGGAATAGGATGAGTTTGGCAGGCGAGGCCGCCAACAAGCGAGTTAGTTGGAACCGGTCCCTTTCCACCAG AGGAAGGACAAGTATTGCTGTTGGTACTTGCGTGGTTTATCAGCCTCAAGGGAAGCAGGCAAGACGAAAAGGAAAACCTGCCTTACCCAAA GGAAAATTTGTACAACCTCCAACTTTTGAGAAGGAGAGGGCATACTTTCAAGAGGTCGATGACTTTGAGCTGTTGGAGGAGAGCCCCTCGCCCAAGAACTTCAGTACATGGGCCATGGGCACTCAAACTAACAATATTGCAATACCACATTTGTCCTCAAGATTAGAGAAATGGCTCATTTCGAGGAAATTAAATCATACTTGTGGACCTTCCAGCACACTGTCGAAGATATTAGAAACTCCAGCCATGCCCTTGGAACCTATATGTGGCAATGATTTAAATCCCTCAAATTTGAGAACTCCAGAAAAATCTTCTATGAAGACTAATTCGCAGTTGCTTGCGGTCCATAGCAGATTATGTTCGATTTTAGTTGATAAAGATGCACTTGAGAGGGATCACAATTCACAATATAGAAATTTAGTATCAGGGAGTGAGGGTCAAGGGTGTTGTGAAGATTTAGAGGTTGCTGTCAAGAAACTCTCTCTGGCATCAACGTCAGTTTGCTTTGATAGTGATCAGTTGGATCCCTTTGCCGCATTATTAGCAGTTTGTGGACAGCCATCTCCTTCAAAGCTAAAGGATGTATTCTCCAAGTATTG TGAACTGGGAAATATCGTTAAAATTGGTGAAGGTACTTATGGAGAAGCTTTTAAAGCTAGCAACTATGTTTGCAAAATAGTTCCTATTGATGGAGACTTAAGAGTGAATGGGGAAGTGCAGAAG AGATCAGAAGAATTGATTGAGGAGGTCATTCTTTCTCGAACTCTCAACTGTTTAAGAGAATGCGACGGTGATGTTTGTAACTCGTGCACCACATTCATAGAAACAATAGA TTTAAAGGTATGCCAAGGTTCTTATGATTCTGCATTGATCAAAGCTTGGGAGGATTGGGATGAGAATAATGGTTCAGAAAACGATCACCCCAAGGAGTTTCCAGAGAAACAG TGCTATGTCGTATTTGTGTTAGAACATGGCGGCAAGGATCTTGAAAGCTTTATACTTTTGAACTTTGATGAGGCACGAAGTTTGTTAGTTCAG GTTACAGCTGCGCTGGCTGTGGCTGAAGCTGCATATGAATTTGAACACCGAGATCTGCACTG gGGAAACATACTTTTAAGGCGGAATGATTCTGAAACATTGCAGTTCATTCTTGAGGGGAAGCATATGTCTGCCAGAACATTCGGATTGTCAATATCAATAATTGACTTCACGCTTTCAAGAATCAATActg GTGAGGAAATACTATTTTTAGACCTATCCTCGGATCCTGATCTCTTCAATGGTCCAAAAGGAGATAGACAA TCAGAAACGTATAGAAAGATGAAGGAGGTCACAGATGATTGCTGGGATGGAAG tTTTCCTAGAACAAATGTGCTATGGTTGCTGTATTTGGTGGATATACTACTCCTGAAGAAATCGTTT GAACGCAActcaaaaaatgaaagagatttGCGCGCCCTGAAAAAGCGTCTAGACAAGTATCAGTCAGCCAAAGAGGCAATTTTTGATCCTTTCTTCAGTGAATTGTTGATCATGGCGTGTGAATGA
- the LOC122314874 gene encoding serine/threonine-protein kinase haspin homolog isoform X3 encodes MSLAGEAANKRVSWNRSLSTRGRTSIAVGTCVVYQPQGKQARRKGKPALPKGKFVQPPTFEKERAYFQEVDDFELLEESPSPKNFSTWAMGTQTNNIAIPHLSSRLEKWLISRKLNHTCGPSSTLSKILETPAMPLEPICGNDLNPSNLRTPEKSSMKTNSQLLAVHSRLCSILVDKDALERDHNSQYRNLVSGSEGQGCCEDLEVAVKKLSLASTSVCFDSDQLDPFAALLAVCGQPSPSKLKDVFSKYCELGNIVKIGEGTYGEAFKASNYVCKIVPIDGDLRVNGEVQKRSEELIEEVILSRTLNCLRECDGDVCNSCTTFIETIDLKVCQGSYDSALIKAWEDWDENNGSENDHPKEFPEKQCYVVFVLEHGGKDLESFILLNFDEARSLLVQVTAALAVAEAAYEFEHRDLHWGNILLRRNDSETLQFILEGKHMSARTFGLSISIIDFTLSRINTGEEILFLDLSSDPDLFNGPKGDRQSETYRKMKEVTDDCWDGSFPRTNVLWLLYLVDILLLKKSFERNSKNERDLRALKKRLDKYQSAKEAIFDPFFSELLIMACE; translated from the exons ATGAGTTTGGCAGGCGAGGCCGCCAACAAGCGAGTTAGTTGGAACCGGTCCCTTTCCACCAG AGGAAGGACAAGTATTGCTGTTGGTACTTGCGTGGTTTATCAGCCTCAAGGGAAGCAGGCAAGACGAAAAGGAAAACCTGCCTTACCCAAA GGAAAATTTGTACAACCTCCAACTTTTGAGAAGGAGAGGGCATACTTTCAAGAGGTCGATGACTTTGAGCTGTTGGAGGAGAGCCCCTCGCCCAAGAACTTCAGTACATGGGCCATGGGCACTCAAACTAACAATATTGCAATACCACATTTGTCCTCAAGATTAGAGAAATGGCTCATTTCGAGGAAATTAAATCATACTTGTGGACCTTCCAGCACACTGTCGAAGATATTAGAAACTCCAGCCATGCCCTTGGAACCTATATGTGGCAATGATTTAAATCCCTCAAATTTGAGAACTCCAGAAAAATCTTCTATGAAGACTAATTCGCAGTTGCTTGCGGTCCATAGCAGATTATGTTCGATTTTAGTTGATAAAGATGCACTTGAGAGGGATCACAATTCACAATATAGAAATTTAGTATCAGGGAGTGAGGGTCAAGGGTGTTGTGAAGATTTAGAGGTTGCTGTCAAGAAACTCTCTCTGGCATCAACGTCAGTTTGCTTTGATAGTGATCAGTTGGATCCCTTTGCCGCATTATTAGCAGTTTGTGGACAGCCATCTCCTTCAAAGCTAAAGGATGTATTCTCCAAGTATTG TGAACTGGGAAATATCGTTAAAATTGGTGAAGGTACTTATGGAGAAGCTTTTAAAGCTAGCAACTATGTTTGCAAAATAGTTCCTATTGATGGAGACTTAAGAGTGAATGGGGAAGTGCAGAAG AGATCAGAAGAATTGATTGAGGAGGTCATTCTTTCTCGAACTCTCAACTGTTTAAGAGAATGCGACGGTGATGTTTGTAACTCGTGCACCACATTCATAGAAACAATAGA TTTAAAGGTATGCCAAGGTTCTTATGATTCTGCATTGATCAAAGCTTGGGAGGATTGGGATGAGAATAATGGTTCAGAAAACGATCACCCCAAGGAGTTTCCAGAGAAACAG TGCTATGTCGTATTTGTGTTAGAACATGGCGGCAAGGATCTTGAAAGCTTTATACTTTTGAACTTTGATGAGGCACGAAGTTTGTTAGTTCAG GTTACAGCTGCGCTGGCTGTGGCTGAAGCTGCATATGAATTTGAACACCGAGATCTGCACTG gGGAAACATACTTTTAAGGCGGAATGATTCTGAAACATTGCAGTTCATTCTTGAGGGGAAGCATATGTCTGCCAGAACATTCGGATTGTCAATATCAATAATTGACTTCACGCTTTCAAGAATCAATActg GTGAGGAAATACTATTTTTAGACCTATCCTCGGATCCTGATCTCTTCAATGGTCCAAAAGGAGATAGACAA TCAGAAACGTATAGAAAGATGAAGGAGGTCACAGATGATTGCTGGGATGGAAG tTTTCCTAGAACAAATGTGCTATGGTTGCTGTATTTGGTGGATATACTACTCCTGAAGAAATCGTTT GAACGCAActcaaaaaatgaaagagatttGCGCGCCCTGAAAAAGCGTCTAGACAAGTATCAGTCAGCCAAAGAGGCAATTTTTGATCCTTTCTTCAGTGAATTGTTGATCATGGCGTGTGAATGA